Proteins from a single region of Candidatus Binatia bacterium:
- a CDS encoding DUF1153 domain-containing protein has product MRKRSQSVSPPAPEPERFERWTAQRKAAIILDVLKGKISVPEAARKYGFRQSEFREWTEEYHRAGVDALKVNRKGLEAEYRAEVKRLQAKIGELVMENEIRKEAMRPFTSVEPMLPGSLLDEDGQEP; this is encoded by the coding sequence ATGAGAAAGCGATCGCAATCAGTTTCGCCACCGGCTCCCGAGCCGGAAAGGTTCGAGCGATGGACCGCGCAGCGTAAAGCAGCGATCATCCTCGACGTCCTCAAAGGCAAAATCTCCGTGCCCGAGGCGGCGCGCAAATATGGCTTCAGGCAATCAGAGTTCCGCGAATGGACGGAAGAGTATCATCGTGCCGGCGTCGACGCGCTCAAGGTGAACCGCAAGGGCCTTGAAGCCGAGTACCGAGCCGAGGTTAAACGGCTCCAGGCCAAGATCGGCGAGTTGGTCATGGAGAACGAGATTCGAAAGGAGGCGATGCGTCCTTTCACTTCAGTCGAGCCGATGTTACCCGGCTCTCTGCTCGACGAGGATGGCCAAGAGCCGTGA
- a CDS encoding integrase core domain-containing protein — protein sequence MHHEFILPHTPEQNGVAESFMGTLKLECVWQHRFETYEAAKAMITAWVKHYNEARPHSRLDYLPPVEWRRRQAEISA from the coding sequence TTGCATCACGAGTTCATTCTTCCGCACACGCCCGAGCAAAACGGCGTTGCTGAATCGTTCATGGGAACGCTAAAGCTCGAGTGCGTCTGGCAGCACCGCTTCGAAACGTATGAGGCGGCGAAGGCAATGATCACGGCATGGGTTAAGCATTACAACGAGGCGCGACCGCACTCGCGCCTTGACTATCTACCGCCGGTCGAATGGCGCCGCCGGCAAGCCGAAATAAGCGCCTAA
- a CDS encoding aminotransferase class I/II-fold pyridoxal phosphate-dependent enzyme: protein MVCILTGIHVGWIRASTSIAARLGRLKVLSDLGTSVPSQVLALRVLESFDQIATFRRRQLEDHCELFCQRLAEQLPQWQFKKPSGGLCLWVRLPSGDATSFAQFAAREGVRILPGSSMTIDGSCTEYVRLSYTASPAIIEAGIVRLAPAWRRYEHTRSHRPESLGIVV, encoded by the coding sequence GTGGTCTGCATCTTAACGGGGATCCATGTCGGATGGATCCGCGCCTCGACGAGCATTGCCGCCCGCTTGGGTCGACTGAAAGTGCTGTCCGATTTAGGAACGTCCGTTCCTTCGCAAGTTCTCGCCTTGCGCGTCCTTGAGTCGTTCGACCAGATCGCCACGTTTCGCCGGCGCCAGCTTGAGGACCACTGCGAGCTTTTTTGCCAGCGTCTAGCTGAGCAATTGCCGCAATGGCAGTTTAAAAAGCCGTCCGGCGGCCTATGTCTGTGGGTGCGACTACCATCTGGAGATGCAACATCCTTCGCGCAGTTTGCCGCGCGCGAGGGAGTGCGTATCCTTCCCGGCAGTTCCATGACTATAGATGGGTCTTGTACGGAATACGTCCGCCTTTCGTATACCGCTTCCCCGGCGATCATCGAGGCCGGCATCGTGCGTCTCGCACCGGCCTGGCGTCGATACGAACACACGCGTTCCCATCGTCCCGAATCGCTCGGGATCGTCGTCTAG
- a CDS encoding IS3 family transposase, whose translation MALQEHGLSQVRACAIVGQPRRTLHYHGKPKDDSAIAERTQTLAQELPRWGWRRLLIMARRGGVEVGEFRFRRIYRSLALQVRPRKKRKVRYIRGNVVPAVSRPNERWSIDFLHDRLANGRNVRAIAIVDDFTRECLALEVGFSFGSHDVIRCFEDLAFERGFPQTIRFDNGSEFTSHAMLRWGAERAVQLHFIEPGKPTQNAQIESLNGKIRDELLNAHSFMTIFEARREAAEWRQDYNEVRPHSALGYGRQGSSPSNFKLTNPHSYHLRRMPPQVSG comes from the coding sequence ATGGCCTTGCAGGAGCACGGACTGTCGCAGGTGCGGGCATGCGCGATCGTCGGGCAGCCGCGACGCACGCTGCACTACCACGGCAAGCCCAAGGACGATAGCGCGATCGCCGAGCGGACGCAGACGCTGGCACAAGAGCTCCCGCGGTGGGGTTGGCGCCGGCTGCTGATCATGGCGCGGCGCGGCGGCGTTGAGGTCGGTGAGTTTCGATTTCGGCGTATCTATCGGAGCCTGGCGCTGCAAGTGCGTCCGCGAAAGAAGCGCAAGGTCCGCTACATCCGCGGCAACGTGGTTCCCGCCGTCTCGCGGCCCAACGAGCGCTGGTCGATCGACTTCCTCCATGACCGATTAGCGAACGGCCGCAACGTTCGGGCGATCGCGATCGTCGATGACTTCACCCGCGAATGCCTTGCCCTGGAGGTCGGGTTCTCTTTTGGGAGCCACGACGTCATCCGCTGTTTCGAGGATCTCGCTTTTGAACGCGGGTTCCCCCAGACAATCCGTTTTGACAACGGCTCGGAGTTCACAAGCCACGCCATGCTGCGCTGGGGCGCTGAACGAGCGGTCCAGCTTCACTTCATCGAACCGGGCAAACCGACCCAGAATGCCCAGATCGAATCGCTGAACGGAAAGATTCGTGACGAGCTGCTCAATGCACACAGCTTCATGACGATCTTTGAAGCTCGACGCGAGGCCGCCGAATGGCGGCAAGACTACAACGAAGTTCGGCCGCACTCTGCACTCGGCTATGGACGCCAAGGGAGCTCGCCGAGCAACTTCAAACTAACCAACCCTCACAGTTATCACCTGCGTAGAATGCCACCTCAGGTCAGCGGATAG
- a CDS encoding choice-of-anchor tandem repeat GloVer-containing protein has protein sequence MTLKPNSSYDVVYQFKGGRDGRFPRAGLTELNGTLYGTTYGDIVRHFGSVFAITPAGKETPLYSFAGGRDGNGPRAGLTAMDGKLYGTTEEGGSGEGGTVFSITTGGTERVLHRFEGGLDGERPIGGLLKSTFGLLGTTSGYGGRYEGTIFSINDHIYEPLEAFHGKPAGSHPVAGLIKVNGAIYGTTAGGGVSEHGTVFKTNLAGVKTLHSFGGGSDGARPYAGLTDIGGTLYGTTEEGGIGLGTVFQMKPDGMEYSVLHTFAGGSDGAHPKAGLIDVNGTLYGTTEDGGAHGLGTVFTIELSTRPVERVVHSFAGGTDGSRPEAGLIDIGGTLYGTTQKGGSHNFGTIYSLSGN, from the coding sequence ATGACGCTCAAGCCGAACTCGAGTTACGATGTGGTCTACCAGTTCAAAGGCGGTCGCGACGGCAGGTTTCCGCGTGCCGGTCTCACCGAACTCAACGGCACACTGTACGGCACGACCTACGGGGATATCGTTAGGCACTTTGGCAGTGTCTTCGCGATCACGCCCGCCGGTAAGGAAACCCCGCTCTACAGCTTTGCCGGCGGGAGGGACGGCAATGGCCCAAGAGCCGGTTTAACCGCCATGGACGGCAAGCTCTATGGCACGACCGAAGAGGGTGGTTCTGGCGAAGGGGGTACGGTTTTTTCAATCACAACCGGCGGCACCGAAAGGGTTCTTCATAGGTTCGAAGGTGGCCTCGACGGTGAAAGGCCCATCGGCGGCCTACTCAAATCGACTTTTGGCCTCCTCGGCACGACTTCCGGCTATGGTGGCAGGTACGAAGGCACAATCTTTTCGATAAACGATCACATTTACGAGCCGCTCGAGGCATTTCACGGCAAACCTGCGGGCTCGCACCCGGTTGCCGGCTTGATCAAAGTGAACGGCGCAATATACGGAACGACTGCAGGCGGCGGCGTGTCGGAACACGGCACGGTCTTTAAAACTAACCTGGCCGGCGTGAAAACATTGCATAGCTTTGGTGGCGGAAGCGACGGCGCGCGGCCATACGCCGGCCTTACCGACATCGGCGGCACGCTCTACGGCACGACCGAAGAGGGTGGCATTGGCCTCGGCACGGTTTTTCAAATGAAGCCCGATGGCATGGAATACAGCGTGCTCCATACCTTCGCCGGCGGCAGCGACGGCGCGCACCCGAAAGCCGGTCTGATCGACGTTAACGGCACGCTGTACGGCACCACCGAAGACGGCGGCGCGCACGGCCTGGGCACGGTTTTCACAATCGAATTGTCAACGCGCCCCGTGGAACGGGTGGTACACAGCTTTGCCGGCGGGACCGACGGTTCACGCCCAGAGGCCGGCTTGATCGACATAGGCGGAACGCTATACGGCACTACCCAAAAGGGCGGCTCACACAACTTCGGCACGATCTACTCGTTGTCGGGAAACTGA
- a CDS encoding SgcJ/EcaC family oxidoreductase, protein MNQKDRVEIDRLAEALTAAWNAADGVAFAKMFTEDADFVNIRGDHFVGRDTIAEGHQRIFDSIYRDSRNVFAISKIREATGEVVVALMEAHLHCPQGPMAGDNDAIATAVLWREPSGWRIASFHNTLKQGPPGARPTR, encoded by the coding sequence ATGAATCAAAAGGATCGCGTAGAGATCGATCGTCTCGCTGAGGCGCTAACTGCGGCGTGGAATGCTGCAGACGGCGTGGCCTTCGCAAAAATGTTCACCGAGGACGCGGACTTTGTCAATATCCGTGGCGATCACTTTGTGGGTCGCGATACGATCGCAGAAGGACACCAGAGGATCTTTGACAGCATCTATCGCGACAGTCGGAACGTTTTTGCGATATCGAAGATCCGGGAAGCTACCGGTGAAGTTGTCGTTGCTCTGATGGAGGCTCATTTGCATTGCCCGCAGGGACCCATGGCGGGAGATAACGATGCGATTGCGACGGCCGTGCTGTGGCGCGAACCTTCTGGTTGGCGCATTGCTTCGTTCCACAACACACTTAAGCAGGGTCCCCCAGGCGCCCGACCCACTCGCTAG
- a CDS encoding DUF6636 domain-containing protein — MSNSLRGLLIVLLSLAALARMGAASPASEVLQFSSPSRGIGCVYANFGTASLRCDVRGGVVPLPARDPKCPMEVNWGQGFVMGVTGRAKVVCAGDTAMGSNTIVAYGTTWRHAGFVCASSTDGMRCTNESGHGFFISRGRAYRF, encoded by the coding sequence ATGTCGAACTCATTGCGCGGCCTTCTCATCGTTTTGCTCAGCCTCGCCGCACTCGCCCGAATGGGCGCGGCCTCCCCGGCCTCCGAGGTCCTCCAGTTCAGCAGCCCGTCGCGCGGGATCGGGTGCGTCTATGCAAATTTCGGGACCGCGTCGCTGCGCTGCGACGTGCGCGGTGGCGTCGTCCCGCTACCGGCACGTGACCCCAAATGCCCAATGGAGGTCAATTGGGGGCAGGGCTTCGTCATGGGCGTGACCGGTCGGGCTAAGGTCGTCTGCGCCGGCGATACCGCAATGGGCTCAAATACGATCGTCGCGTACGGAACGACGTGGCGGCACGCCGGTTTCGTCTGCGCCTCCTCGACCGATGGGATGCGCTGCACGAACGAGAGCGGGCACGGCTTCTTCATCTCGCGCGGCCGAGCGTATCGTTTCTAA
- a CDS encoding transposase, producing the protein MKKSRFSEAKIVGILKELEAGAPATELARKPGLHPNTIRLWRDKYAGLETSDLVRLKQLEADTSVTHVGSAAMAKN; encoded by the coding sequence TTGAAGAAAAGCCGATTCAGCGAAGCCAAGATCGTAGGGATCCTCAAAGAGTTGGAAGCTGGTGCACCGGCGACGGAGCTGGCGCGAAAACCCGGTCTTCATCCAAATACGATCCGGCTTTGGCGAGACAAATATGCCGGCCTCGAAACCAGTGATCTCGTCCGCCTCAAGCAGCTCGAAGCTGACACGTCCGTCACTCACGTTGGATCCGCGGCAATGGCGAAGAATTGA
- a CDS encoding choice-of-anchor tandem repeat GloVer-containing protein, whose product MLYSFKGPPAGYHPFAKLIDVSGSLYGTTRLGGAHDDGTVFSITTSGEEKVLHSFREGTGRHPYAGLLDVNGTLYGTTDKGGAHKFGTVFSITRSGEEKVLHSFGEGTDGRDPVAGLLDVGGTLYGTTALGGEHGKGTVFFITGGTEYVLHSFGQGTDGSGPEAGLLDVRGTLYGTTRDGGAHHAGTVFSITTGGLKRGLHSFGVGTDGRLPVASLIEVSGTLYGTTAVGGAHGRGTVFSITTSGKEKVLHDFGDGGDGIVPFAGLLDVSGTLYGTTRDGGAHHNGTVFSITTGGTEKVLHSFSEETEGGFPRAGLLDVHGTLYGTTKQGGAHNGGTVFSITP is encoded by the coding sequence GTGTTGTATAGCTTTAAAGGGCCTCCCGCCGGGTACCACCCCTTTGCAAAGCTGATCGACGTAAGTGGCTCGCTCTACGGCACAACGCGTCTTGGCGGCGCGCATGATGACGGCACTGTCTTCAGCATCACGACAAGCGGCGAGGAGAAGGTGCTGCACAGCTTCCGCGAGGGAACCGGCCGTCACCCCTATGCTGGCCTGCTCGACGTAAACGGCACGCTCTACGGGACGACGGATAAAGGCGGCGCGCATAAATTCGGCACGGTCTTCAGCATCACGAGAAGCGGCGAGGAGAAGGTGCTGCACAGCTTCGGCGAGGGAACCGACGGTAGGGACCCCGTCGCGGGTCTGCTCGACGTAGGTGGCACGCTCTACGGGACGACGGCCCTAGGGGGGGAGCACGGAAAGGGCACGGTGTTCTTCATCACGGGCGGCACGGAGTATGTGCTGCACAGCTTCGGCCAAGGAACCGACGGCAGTGGTCCCGAGGCAGGCCTGCTCGACGTACGTGGCACGCTCTATGGGACGACGAGGGATGGCGGCGCGCATCATGCCGGTACGGTCTTCAGCATCACGACGGGCGGCTTGAAGAGGGGGCTGCACAGCTTCGGCGTGGGAACCGACGGCAGGCTTCCCGTCGCAAGCCTGATCGAAGTAAGTGGCACGCTCTACGGGACGACAGCTGTAGGCGGCGCGCATGGAAGGGGCACGGTCTTCAGCATCACGACGAGCGGCAAGGAGAAGGTGCTGCACGACTTCGGCGATGGAGGCGACGGCATCGTGCCCTTCGCAGGACTGCTCGACGTAAGTGGCACGCTCTACGGGACGACGAGGGACGGCGGCGCGCATCATAACGGTACGGTCTTCAGCATCACGACGGGGGGCACGGAGAAGGTGCTGCACAGCTTCAGCGAGGAAACCGAGGGCGGTTTTCCCCGCGCAGGCCTGCTCGACGTACATGGGACACTCTACGGGACGACGAAACAAGGCGGCGCGCATAATGGCGGTACCGTGTTTTCCATTACTCCGTAA
- a CDS encoding glycine-rich protein, whose translation MRSRRGVDFGARDLMKRVSILLGACLSAIILSACGGATPLSGASSVPAIARDGVTPSVETKRFDFTGGPQSYTVPAGVHALRFLLYAGRGAGDTRGAPGGAVDATIKVQPGEELGIFVGGRGHAHGPVCRASLDGSRASPEGKCNPVKGGKGGWNGGGNGGDRLPGGEIGSHVGYGGGGASDVRRGGPAGKLDQRLIVAGGGGGQSGSGWKGGDGGPLTGARGDSEYDREGGGHGGAQTHGGAGGKFGTNQGGFGVAGHGGDGQASETAKRLWGGGGGGGGLFGGGGGTGNNADPDHRFRIDGGGGGGSSYAEPGACAVHMVRGPEDNDDGFIIVAKALCDPH comes from the coding sequence ATGCGCAGCAGGCGCGGCGTCGATTTTGGAGCTAGAGACCTAATGAAACGAGTGTCCATCCTTCTCGGCGCGTGTCTTAGCGCGATCATCCTGTCTGCCTGCGGCGGCGCGACTCCCCTTAGCGGGGCGAGCTCGGTGCCGGCGATCGCGCGCGACGGCGTGACACCTTCGGTTGAGACAAAACGCTTCGATTTTACCGGAGGGCCTCAGTCCTACACGGTGCCCGCCGGCGTCCACGCCCTGCGATTCCTTCTCTATGCCGGCCGCGGCGCTGGAGATACGCGCGGCGCCCCAGGCGGAGCGGTAGACGCTACAATTAAAGTGCAGCCGGGCGAAGAATTGGGCATCTTCGTGGGCGGGAGAGGGCACGCTCACGGCCCAGTGTGTCGAGCGTCTCTGGATGGAAGCCGAGCGTCTCCGGAAGGAAAATGTAACCCCGTAAAGGGGGGCAAAGGCGGTTGGAACGGCGGCGGTAATGGCGGAGACAGACTACCTGGCGGCGAGATAGGCAGCCACGTAGGGTACGGTGGGGGCGGCGCCTCCGACGTGCGTAGGGGCGGCCCTGCCGGCAAGCTGGACCAGCGCCTTATCGTCGCGGGCGGTGGCGGCGGGCAAAGCGGCAGCGGCTGGAAAGGGGGCGACGGGGGTCCTCTCACCGGTGCGCGCGGCGATAGTGAATACGACCGTGAGGGCGGCGGTCACGGTGGTGCTCAGACTCACGGTGGCGCCGGCGGGAAGTTTGGTACAAACCAGGGCGGCTTTGGCGTCGCGGGTCATGGCGGCGACGGTCAAGCCTCGGAGACAGCTAAACGACTCTGGGGCGGCGGTGGTGGTGGCGGCGGTTTGTTTGGCGGCGGCGGCGGCACAGGCAACAATGCAGACCCGGACCATCGGTTTCGAATTGATGGTGGCGGCGGAGGCGGATCGAGCTACGCGGAACCGGGCGCGTGCGCGGTGCATATGGTTCGCGGGCCGGAGGACAATGATGACGGCTTCATCATCGTCGCCAAGGCGCTCTGTGACCCTCATTAA
- a CDS encoding IS3 family transposase — protein sequence MICRILGVARSTAYYREHDRVPIVDEVMAQRIKHLIDAESYLGYRMVWARLRRQGFEFNRKAVQRIMQLKGWQCHRRLKKRCSPRVESSPSVALVSDVRWATDATYVWTRLDGLVYVSAVLDCADRQCIGLNVSQRNDAREAA from the coding sequence GTGATTTGCCGGATCCTCGGTGTCGCGCGCAGCACCGCATACTACCGCGAGCACGATCGCGTGCCGATCGTCGATGAGGTGATGGCTCAACGCATCAAGCACCTCATCGACGCTGAGTCCTATTTAGGTTATCGGATGGTCTGGGCGCGGCTGCGCCGACAGGGATTCGAGTTCAACCGCAAAGCCGTGCAGCGTATTATGCAGCTCAAAGGCTGGCAGTGCCATCGCCGCCTCAAGAAACGCTGCTCTCCTCGGGTTGAGTCAAGCCCAAGCGTTGCTCTGGTATCTGACGTACGCTGGGCGACGGATGCAACCTATGTCTGGACTCGTCTCGATGGTCTGGTTTACGTCAGTGCCGTGCTGGATTGTGCCGATCGGCAGTGTATTGGACTGAACGTCAGCCAGCGCAACGACGCACGCGAGGCGGCCTGA
- a CDS encoding S9 family peptidase, with the protein MVNLIYRACSIAIAAFAILGVAGTAAAPSIRQALIAAYAVRDLSGVDLAPDGSAVAWQEAFYDRNRLLQSPQYSALYVQRLHGGGRLRLSAGGRDAYYDEKNPVWAPDGRRIAFLSDARSKGQVQLFVADAGGRRLHQLARFSGNVQRLTWAPSGRSLAILYIADAHRGAGALAPGARNVGVIGTVVDEQRLATIDARSGALRLLTPPDVYVYEYGWSPDSGQIAATYATGDGNNNWWIAHLARVDVATGAMHDVLAPNFQMNDPQWSPDGSQIAVIGGIMSDFGSVGGDLYLVDPQTGVSRNVTDGAPFSVQSLHWNDSSSLDVVAHVSGAMHLMRVDASSGRATVLTDRQESLWSWSSAKGGSIVALVRASFADPPEVWAGPPTELRQISHSNAGAMPLHGKAVSLQWKSDGLTVQGWLVYPLHFDPRATYPMVTIIHGGPSAETVPGFGDHFAMALASYGYDALTSAGYFVFMPNPRGSFGHGEAFTKANAKDFGYGDWRDDLAGIDAALAAAPIDPKRLGLFGWSYGGYMSMWAETQSTRFKAIVAGAGIGNWQSYYGQNKIDQWMIPFFGTTVYDNPNIYARSSPITFITRSKTPVLILQPERDEEVPVPQAFEFWHAMVTLGVPTKLIVYADEGHALQKVTDQIDALAQMIEWFNRYLAPESHA; encoded by the coding sequence GTGGTTAACCTAATCTATCGCGCGTGTTCGATCGCCATCGCGGCGTTCGCGATTCTAGGCGTCGCGGGCACTGCGGCCGCGCCTTCGATTCGGCAGGCCTTGATCGCAGCATATGCCGTGCGCGACCTCAGTGGGGTCGACCTTGCGCCGGACGGCAGCGCGGTCGCGTGGCAGGAGGCCTTCTACGATCGAAACCGGCTTTTGCAATCGCCGCAGTACAGCGCTTTGTACGTGCAACGACTCCATGGTGGGGGACGGCTCCGTTTGAGCGCGGGCGGCCGCGACGCGTACTACGACGAGAAGAATCCGGTCTGGGCGCCAGATGGCCGCCGGATTGCGTTTCTTTCCGACGCGCGGTCGAAGGGACAGGTCCAGCTCTTCGTCGCCGACGCCGGCGGCCGGCGCTTGCATCAGTTGGCACGCTTCAGCGGTAACGTGCAGCGGCTAACGTGGGCGCCGAGCGGCAGGTCGCTTGCCATTCTCTATATCGCCGACGCTCATCGTGGAGCAGGGGCGCTCGCACCCGGCGCGCGCAACGTGGGTGTGATCGGCACGGTGGTGGACGAACAGCGCCTTGCGACGATCGATGCTCGCAGTGGTGCGCTCCGTCTGCTCACGCCCCCGGACGTCTACGTATACGAATACGGATGGTCGCCCGACAGCGGCCAGATTGCAGCGACCTACGCGACGGGGGACGGCAACAACAACTGGTGGATCGCGCACCTTGCGCGCGTCGACGTTGCGACCGGCGCGATGCATGACGTGCTCGCACCCAACTTTCAGATGAACGATCCGCAATGGTCGCCCGACGGAAGCCAGATCGCCGTCATCGGCGGAATCATGAGCGATTTCGGGTCAGTCGGAGGCGACCTCTACCTCGTTGACCCGCAGACGGGCGTGTCGCGCAACGTGACCGACGGCGCGCCGTTCTCAGTGCAGTCGCTGCATTGGAACGATTCATCGAGCCTCGACGTGGTGGCGCACGTCTCCGGCGCGATGCACCTCATGCGAGTCGACGCGTCCAGTGGCCGCGCGACCGTGCTGACCGATCGCCAAGAGTCGCTCTGGAGCTGGTCGAGCGCGAAGGGCGGCTCGATCGTCGCGCTCGTGCGCGCCTCCTTTGCGGATCCGCCCGAAGTCTGGGCCGGGCCGCCGACAGAGCTGCGACAAATTTCTCACAGCAACGCCGGCGCAATGCCGCTTCACGGTAAAGCCGTATCGCTTCAGTGGAAGAGCGATGGGCTTACGGTCCAAGGCTGGCTCGTCTATCCGCTGCACTTCGATCCACGCGCGACCTATCCGATGGTCACGATCATTCACGGCGGACCTTCCGCCGAAACAGTGCCGGGTTTTGGCGATCACTTCGCGATGGCGCTCGCTTCATATGGCTATGACGCGCTCACTTCTGCGGGCTATTTCGTCTTTATGCCAAATCCGCGGGGCAGCTTCGGCCACGGTGAGGCGTTTACGAAAGCCAACGCCAAGGACTTCGGCTACGGCGATTGGCGCGACGATCTCGCGGGCATCGACGCGGCTCTAGCCGCCGCACCAATTGATCCGAAGCGTCTGGGACTTTTTGGCTGGAGCTACGGCGGCTACATGTCGATGTGGGCGGAGACGCAGTCGACCCGGTTCAAAGCAATCGTCGCCGGTGCCGGCATCGGCAACTGGCAATCGTACTACGGTCAAAACAAGATCGATCAGTGGATGATTCCCTTCTTCGGAACCACGGTCTATGATAACCCCAACATCTATGCGCGGAGCTCACCGATTACGTTCATCACGCGCTCGAAGACGCCAGTGCTCATACTGCAGCCCGAGCGCGACGAGGAAGTTCCGGTGCCGCAAGCGTTCGAGTTTTGGCATGCGATGGTAACCCTTGGTGTGCCCACAAAGCTCATCGTCTACGCCGACGAAGGTCATGCGCTGCAGAAAGTCACCGACCAGATCGACGCTCTTGCCCAGATGATAGAATGGTTCAACCGCTACTTGGCCCCGGAGAGCCACGCATAA